The Streptomyces sp. NBC_01463 DNA window GTCACCGGGTCGGTCCACACGCCGTACCGGCCGCTGCTGAATCCGGCGTCCACCGCGGCCGTACGCACATGGCGCTCGGCCAGCAGCGCCGACTCGTCGTGCACCCGCTCGTCGGCGTTGAGGTTGCGGGGCCACAGGACGTAGAGGTCCTTGTCGTAGTACGGCGGGGTCGCGCCGTACTCGTGCAGGTCGTCGATCACCTCGGGCGTCCGGTCCCGGATGACGGCGGCCAGCGCGCGGGCCTCGGCGGTGCGCAGCGCGAGGTGGTCGCGGTTGATGTCCAGGCCGTCGGCGTTGCCCCGGGTCCCGGCGGCCAGGCCGTCGGGGTTGGCCGTGGGCAGGACCAGGACGCTGGTACGGGAGAGCAGGGCGCGGGTCGCCGGGTCGGTGGCGTAGCCGAGGTCACGGATCAGCGTCAGGCACGCCTCGCGGCCGGCGGGTTCGTCGCCGTGCTGGCTGCAGACCAGCAGGACGGCCGGCGCGGCCGGACGTTCACTGCCGATCCGGACGAGGCGCAGCGGCCGCCCCTCCTTCGTCGTGCCGATCCGTTCGACGGAGACCAGGCCGCTGTGGCGGTCGACGGCGGCGAGCAGGGACCGCTCCTCGTCCTGGCCGGTCCACCGCGCACCCTCGGCGGACTCGAAGCCGGTACGCGGCCGCAGGTGCGCGGCCTCCGAGGGGACGGTGACGAGCGGGACGGCGAGCGCGGCGGCGACGGCCGTGAGCGCGAGGTTGCGCACGCGGTGCGGGCCGGAGCCCCGGCCGGGGCCGTTCGCGGAACCCCGCACACGTGTCGGCATGGCGGGAAGGTACCCCGGCCGCAGCCCGCGCAACAGGTGCGCCCGCCAGGAATCGCGGGACAGCCCTTAGGGTGATGAGGTTCGCGCTGATCGGCCGGGCCCGGCCGTTTCCTGCATCGTCCGTGCCCCCGAGGAGCGTCCCTTGCCCGGTCCGACCCCCGATGCCCAGCGTGACGCGCGCCCCACCCTGGAGGCGGTGGCGGCCCGCGCCGGTGTCTCCCGGGCAACGGCCTCCCGGGTGGTGAACGGCGGTGCGGGGGTGCGGCAGCCGCTCGTGGACCAGGTCCGCAAGGCGGTCGAGGAGCTCGGCTACATACCGAACCACGCCGCCCGGACCCTGGTCACCCGGCGCAACGGGGCGGTCGCCGTGCTCATCGACGAGCCCGAGGCCCGGATCTTCTCCGACCCCTTCTTCTCCCAGCACATCCGCGGCATCAGCCGTGAACTCAGCGTTCACGACGCCCAGCTGGTCCTGCTCCTGGTCGAGGGCAGCGGCGACTTCGAACGGGTCACCCGGTATCTGGCCGGCGGCCATGTGGACGGGGTGCTGGCCTTCTCGCTGCACACCGACGACGAACTCCCCGAGGTCATCAGGCGGTTCCGGGTGCCGACCGTCTACGGCGGCCGTCCCGGGCGGCCGGGTGCCGCGTCCGAGCTCGCGTTCCCCTATGTGGACTGCGACAACCGCGGCGGCGCCCGCGAGGCCGTGCGGCATCTGGTCTCGCTCGGCCGCCGCAACATCGCCCACATCGCGGGTCCGCGCGACCAGACGTCGGCGCTCGACCGGATCGACGGCTACACCGACGTACTGCCCGACGGCGATCCCGCCCTCATCACGGACGGCGACTTCACCGCCGATGGCGGCGCCCGGGCAATGACGCGCCTGCTGGAGCGACGGCCTGACCTCGACGCCGTCTTCGCCGCCAACGACCTCATGGCGTCCGGCGCCCTGCGGGTGCTGCGCGACCGTGGCCTGCGCGTACCGCAGGACGTCGCCCTGGTCGGCT harbors:
- a CDS encoding M14 family metallocarboxypeptidase; this encodes MPTRVRGSANGPGRGSGPHRVRNLALTAVAAALAVPLVTVPSEAAHLRPRTGFESAEGARWTGQDEERSLLAAVDRHSGLVSVERIGTTKEGRPLRLVRIGSERPAAPAVLLVCSQHGDEPAGREACLTLIRDLGYATDPATRALLSRTSVLVLPTANPDGLAAGTRGNADGLDINRDHLALRTAEARALAAVIRDRTPEVIDDLHEYGATPPYYDKDLYVLWPRNLNADERVHDESALLAERHVRTAAVDAGFSSGRYGVWTDPVTGDPVRQTAGDGQERILRNTAALKHAVGLLVESRMDALSAAERADPALGNRRRVTSQLAALKGLFSYLEERHDAVMEVTARSRAAGRTDRGPVYLGGADNEAARPDEVLRHPPCGYRLTAEQFGDVGDELALHGVTSRPDGDGVYVPLRQPARKLIPLLLDRRATYHLTNGQADTAC
- a CDS encoding LacI family transcriptional regulator → MPGPTPDAQRDARPTLEAVAARAGVSRATASRVVNGGAGVRQPLVDQVRKAVEELGYIPNHAARTLVTRRNGAVAVLIDEPEARIFSDPFFSQHIRGISRELSVHDAQLVLLLVEGSGDFERVTRYLAGGHVDGVLAFSLHTDDELPEVIRRFRVPTVYGGRPGRPGAASELAFPYVDCDNRGGAREAVRHLVSLGRRNIAHIAGPRDQTSALDRIDGYTDVLPDGDPALITDGDFTADGGARAMTRLLERRPDLDAVFAANDLMASGALRVLRDRGLRVPQDVALVGFDDLESVAETTDPPLTTVRQDVVGMGRLMVRLLMERLNEGEGAGKGRGAGAEALSGPARSGSGSGDTDSVIMPTQLIRRASA